A DNA window from Massilia putida contains the following coding sequences:
- a CDS encoding NADH-quinone oxidoreductase subunit C, whose translation MTTKIEALELALKNALGEGAAITVALGEVTVVVKAADYLASMQKLRDDPALRFQELVDLCGVDYSSYGEGTWDGLRFAVVSHLLSIEHNWRVRVRVFCPDDDMPLVDSITGIWRNANWFEREAFDLFGILFEGHGDLRRILTDYGFIGHPFRKDFPISGYVEMRYDPEQKRVIYQPVTIEPRENIPRVIREETYGMK comes from the coding sequence ATGACGACAAAAATCGAAGCCCTCGAACTCGCCCTGAAGAATGCTCTGGGCGAGGGCGCTGCCATTACCGTGGCGCTGGGCGAAGTAACGGTAGTTGTGAAGGCCGCCGACTACCTGGCCTCCATGCAGAAGCTGCGCGACGATCCCGCGCTGCGTTTCCAGGAACTCGTCGACCTGTGCGGCGTCGACTATTCGTCCTACGGCGAAGGCACGTGGGACGGTTTGCGTTTCGCGGTCGTATCGCACCTGCTGTCGATCGAGCACAACTGGCGCGTGCGCGTCCGCGTGTTCTGCCCGGACGACGACATGCCGCTGGTCGACTCGATCACCGGCATCTGGCGCAACGCCAACTGGTTCGAGCGTGAAGCGTTCGACCTGTTCGGCATCCTGTTCGAGGGCCACGGCGACCTGCGCCGCATCCTCACCGACTACGGCTTCATCGGCCATCCGTTCCGCAAGGACTTCCCGATCTCGGGCTATGTCGAGATGCGTTACGACCCCGAGCAGAAACGCGTGATCTACCAACCCGTGACGATCGAGCCGCGCGAGAACATCCCGCGCGTGATCCGCGAAGAAACCTACGGGATGAAATAA
- a CDS encoding NuoB/complex I 20 kDa subunit family protein: MAIEGVLNEGFVTTTADKLINWARTGSMWPMTFGLACCAVEMMHAGAARYDLDRFGVVFRPSPRQSDVMIVAGTLCNKMAPALRKVYDQMAEPRWVISMGSCANGGGYYHYSYSVVRGCDRIVPVDVYVPGCPPTAEALLYGIIQLQNKIQRTNTIAR; this comes from the coding sequence ATGGCTATTGAAGGCGTTTTAAACGAAGGTTTTGTCACCACCACAGCCGACAAGCTGATCAACTGGGCACGCACCGGGTCGATGTGGCCCATGACGTTCGGCCTGGCTTGCTGTGCGGTCGAGATGATGCACGCGGGCGCCGCGCGCTACGACCTCGACCGTTTCGGCGTCGTGTTCCGCCCGTCGCCGCGCCAGTCCGACGTGATGATCGTGGCCGGTACCCTGTGCAACAAGATGGCGCCGGCACTGCGCAAGGTCTACGACCAGATGGCCGAGCCGCGCTGGGTCATCTCGATGGGCTCCTGCGCCAACGGCGGCGGCTACTACCACTACTCGTACTCCGTCGTGCGCGGCTGCGACCGCATCGTGCCGGTCGACGTCTACGTCCCGGGCTGCCCGCCGACCGCCGAGGCTCTGCTGTACGGCATCATCCAGCTCCAGAATAAGATCCAGCGCACCAATACCATCGCGCGATAA
- a CDS encoding NADH-quinone oxidoreductase subunit A, whose protein sequence is MNLENYFPVLLFIVIGTVVGVASQVLGRVVGPHRPDAAKLSPYECGFEAFEDARMKFDVRYYLVAILFILFDLETAFFFPWGVSMRDLGWTGFVTMMVFIVEFVVGFWYIWKKGALDWE, encoded by the coding sequence GTGAACCTCGAGAACTATTTCCCCGTTCTTCTCTTCATTGTGATCGGCACCGTCGTCGGCGTCGCCTCGCAAGTCCTCGGCCGCGTGGTCGGTCCCCATCGCCCGGATGCGGCAAAACTCTCCCCGTATGAATGCGGCTTCGAAGCGTTCGAAGACGCGCGCATGAAGTTCGACGTCCGGTACTACCTGGTCGCGATCCTGTTTATTTTGTTTGATCTGGAAACGGCATTCTTCTTCCCTTGGGGCGTTTCGATGCGCGACCTGGGCTGGACCGGATTCGTCACGATGATGGTGTTCATCGTCGAATTCGTCGTCGGCTTCTGGTACATCTGGAAGAAAGGTGCCCTTGATTGGGAATAA
- the secG gene encoding preprotein translocase subunit SecG: MNVLFNLIVVVQVVSALAIIGLVLVQHGKGADMGAAFGSGASGSLFGASGSSNFLSKSTAVAAAIFFASTLGLAYFGTNRPHASVGGGVMEHVTVPANKVPAGAGDAVPATTPAPAPAAPAAPAPAATQDVPGVATPAAPAPAPAK, from the coding sequence ATGAACGTGTTGTTCAATCTGATCGTCGTCGTACAGGTCGTCTCCGCGCTGGCCATCATCGGTCTCGTGCTCGTCCAGCACGGCAAGGGTGCCGACATGGGCGCCGCCTTCGGTTCCGGCGCGTCCGGCAGCCTGTTCGGTGCCAGCGGCTCGTCGAACTTCCTGTCGAAATCGACGGCCGTCGCCGCCGCGATCTTCTTCGCGTCGACCTTGGGCCTGGCGTACTTCGGCACCAACCGTCCGCATGCGAGCGTCGGCGGCGGCGTGATGGAACACGTGACCGTTCCCGCGAACAAGGTGCCCGCCGGCGCCGGCGATGCCGTCCCGGCCACCACGCCGGCTCCTGCGCCTGCCGCACCTGCGGCGCCGGCTCCGGCCGCTACGCAAGACGTGCCGGGCGTCGCCACGCCGGCCGCACCGGCACCCGCGCCCGCCAAGTAA
- the tpiA gene encoding triose-phosphate isomerase has protein sequence MRAKLIVGNWKMNGSRAANVTLLNGIVAGLGNARASCAVCVPAPFLQQCEEVLAGTPVAWGAQDVSMHAPGAYTGEVCAQMLAEFGCRYVIVGHSERRAYHREDSALVAKKALAVLAEGMTPIVCVGETLEQREAGETAQVVGAQLDAVLEALDAASVDRIVVAYEPVWAIGTGRNATPAMAQEVHAQLRAQLRARNAEAADVVPILYGGSMKPENAKDLLAQPDIDGGLIGGAALKAEDFLAIIHAA, from the coding sequence ATGCGCGCCAAACTCATCGTAGGCAACTGGAAGATGAATGGCAGCCGCGCAGCCAACGTGACGCTGTTGAACGGCATCGTGGCCGGACTGGGTAACGCGCGCGCTTCCTGTGCCGTGTGCGTGCCGGCCCCGTTCCTGCAGCAGTGCGAGGAAGTATTGGCCGGTACGCCGGTCGCGTGGGGCGCGCAGGACGTGTCGATGCATGCGCCCGGCGCCTACACCGGCGAGGTGTGCGCGCAGATGCTGGCCGAGTTCGGCTGCCGCTACGTGATCGTCGGCCACTCCGAGCGCCGCGCCTACCATCGCGAAGACAGCGCGCTGGTGGCGAAGAAGGCGCTGGCGGTGCTGGCCGAGGGCATGACCCCGATCGTGTGCGTCGGCGAAACGCTGGAGCAGCGCGAAGCGGGCGAGACGGCGCAGGTGGTCGGCGCCCAGCTTGACGCGGTGCTGGAAGCGCTCGACGCGGCATCGGTGGATAGAATCGTCGTGGCCTATGAGCCCGTGTGGGCCATCGGCACCGGCCGGAACGCGACGCCGGCGATGGCGCAGGAAGTGCATGCGCAGCTGCGCGCGCAACTGCGGGCGCGCAATGCGGAGGCGGCGGACGTCGTGCCGATCCTGTACGGCGGCAGCATGAAGCCGGAGAATGCGAAGGACCTGCTGGCCCAGCCGGATATCGACGGCGGGCTGATCGGCGGCGCGGCCTTGAAGGCGGAAGATTTTCTTGCCATCATTCACGCGGCCTGA
- a CDS encoding NAD(P)H-quinone oxidoreductase: MRAIEIIQPGGPGVLKLCERPVPQLKPGEILIRVLAAGVNRPDVFQRLGQYPVPPGASDLPGLEVAGEIVDGDLGDSGFRKGDLVCALVQGGGHAEYCAAPLAQCLPVPKGLSPLEAAALPETYFTVWSNVFQRAALAAGESLLVQGGSSGIGTTAIQLAKALGHRVFATAGSKDKCRACEDLGAERAIDYKTEDFAAVIKELTNGKGVDVVLDMVGGDYVAREIGCLADDGRIVIIALLGGAKANVDLGQVLRRRLTITGSTLRPRPVAFKAQIARELRERVWPLLEAGKIKPVIYQTFPLEEAAAAHTLMESSAHVGKIMLNVAGN; the protein is encoded by the coding sequence ATGCGTGCAATAGAAATCATCCAACCCGGCGGGCCCGGGGTGCTCAAGCTGTGCGAGCGCCCCGTGCCGCAGTTGAAGCCGGGTGAAATCCTTATCCGCGTCCTCGCGGCCGGGGTCAACCGGCCGGACGTGTTCCAGCGGCTCGGCCAGTATCCCGTGCCGCCCGGCGCGTCCGACCTGCCGGGTCTCGAAGTGGCCGGCGAGATCGTCGACGGCGACCTCGGCGACAGCGGATTCCGGAAGGGCGACCTCGTCTGCGCCCTCGTGCAGGGCGGCGGGCATGCCGAGTACTGCGCGGCCCCGCTGGCGCAATGCCTGCCGGTGCCCAAGGGCCTGTCCCCGCTCGAAGCGGCGGCGCTGCCCGAGACCTATTTCACCGTGTGGAGCAATGTGTTCCAGCGCGCAGCGCTGGCTGCGGGCGAGTCGCTGCTGGTGCAGGGCGGCAGTTCCGGCATCGGGACCACGGCGATCCAGCTGGCCAAGGCCCTCGGCCACCGCGTGTTCGCCACGGCCGGCAGCAAGGATAAATGCCGTGCCTGCGAAGACCTGGGCGCCGAACGCGCGATCGATTACAAGACCGAGGATTTCGCCGCCGTCATCAAGGAGCTGACGAACGGGAAGGGCGTCGACGTCGTGCTCGACATGGTCGGCGGCGACTACGTGGCGCGCGAGATCGGCTGCCTGGCGGACGACGGCCGCATCGTCATCATCGCCCTGCTGGGCGGCGCGAAGGCCAACGTCGACCTGGGCCAGGTGCTGCGCCGCCGTCTCACCATCACGGGTTCCACGCTGCGCCCGCGTCCGGTGGCGTTCAAGGCGCAAATCGCCCGCGAGCTGCGCGAGCGCGTGTGGCCGCTGCTGGAGGCGGGCAAGATCAAACCGGTCATTTATCAAACCTTCCCGCTCGAGGAAGCGGCCGCCGCGCATACGCTGATGGAAAGCAGCGCGCACGTCGGCAAGATCATGCTGAATGTCGCCGGGAACTGA
- a CDS encoding KGG domain-containing protein, translating to MANQGNQGGNKGNNQSGDTSNRGFASMDPQKQREIASEGGKAAHASGNAHEFTSEEARRAGSMSHKNDGGSQQSQGGGSQQSGNSTRGGTPEQHAKAGSQSHKNDNKK from the coding sequence ATGGCAAACCAAGGTAACCAAGGCGGCAACAAGGGCAACAACCAGAGCGGCGACACCAGCAACCGCGGTTTCGCATCGATGGACCCGCAGAAGCAGCGCGAAATCGCCTCGGAAGGCGGCAAGGCTGCCCACGCTTCGGGCAACGCCCACGAGTTCACGTCGGAAGAGGCACGCCGTGCCGGCTCGATGAGCCACAAGAACGACGGCGGCAGCCAGCAGAGCCAGGGCGGCGGCAGCCAGCAGAGCGGCAACAGCACCCGCGGCGGCACGCCGGAGCAGCATGCCAAGGCCGGCTCGCAGAGCCACAAGAACGACAACAAGAAGTGA
- a CDS encoding tetratricopeptide repeat protein, whose product MRKQTVAILFALGLHGSAMAGLAEGANAYNARNYALALKEITPLAKAGNADAEHLLGLMYYMGRGVPRDYKQAFSWHYKAAVQGKADAQYVIGAMYYTGNAVPQDQKLAVQWFRKAAEQGHPDAQHALALMYRYHVAGMPQDLVIAYMLCNLAAANGHRNAIEQRASLVKQMTQEQIDEAQAMSRNWKPGMPLPTSSHTGGGGS is encoded by the coding sequence ATGAGAAAACAGACCGTTGCGATCCTGTTCGCGCTGGGCCTGCACGGTAGTGCGATGGCCGGCCTCGCGGAAGGCGCCAATGCCTACAATGCCCGCAATTACGCGCTGGCCCTGAAGGAAATCACGCCGCTTGCCAAGGCCGGCAACGCGGACGCGGAGCATTTGCTCGGCCTGATGTACTACATGGGCCGCGGCGTGCCGCGCGACTACAAGCAGGCGTTTTCCTGGCACTACAAGGCCGCCGTGCAGGGCAAGGCCGATGCGCAGTACGTCATCGGCGCCATGTACTACACCGGCAATGCCGTCCCCCAGGATCAGAAACTGGCCGTGCAATGGTTCCGCAAGGCCGCCGAGCAGGGCCATCCGGACGCCCAGCACGCGCTCGCCCTGATGTACCGCTACCACGTGGCGGGGATGCCCCAGGACCTCGTCATCGCCTACATGCTGTGCAACCTCGCCGCCGCCAACGGGCACCGCAACGCGATCGAACAGCGCGCCTCGCTCGTCAAGCAGATGACCCAGGAGCAGATCGACGAGGCGCAGGCGATGTCGCGCAACTGGAAGCCCGGCATGCCGCTGCCGACGTCGTCGCACACGGGCGGCGGCGGTTCCTGA
- a CDS encoding GIN domain-containing protein, translating to MNKIFALAPVGAALCAALGAAHAAPDVATETRPVDARVVRVNVDGAVDLKIRQGGTPALTLTGEPRYLQRTVTSQSGDTLHIDTDIRGHVRTGSLHAELVLPALRAVTSESLGTTEITGFSGDELDLTLDGAGSMKISSSYRLVRASLGGIGSMQMQGLNGDGIELNLQGAGYISLAGRAKWLKADLGGLGNLDAQQCNADSVDIDLSGLGNASVTARQTANLNLSGMGSVTVYGKPQNRKVAVDGLGKVSWK from the coding sequence ATGAACAAGATTTTCGCGCTCGCTCCAGTGGGCGCCGCCCTGTGTGCCGCCCTCGGTGCCGCGCACGCCGCGCCCGACGTCGCGACCGAGACGCGTCCCGTCGATGCCCGCGTCGTGCGGGTCAATGTGGACGGCGCCGTCGACCTGAAGATCCGCCAGGGCGGCACGCCGGCGCTGACGCTCACGGGCGAACCGCGCTACCTGCAGCGGACGGTCACGTCGCAGAGCGGCGATACGCTGCACATCGATACGGACATCCGGGGGCACGTGCGTACCGGGTCGCTGCATGCGGAACTCGTGCTGCCGGCGCTGCGCGCGGTGACGTCCGAGAGCCTGGGGACGACGGAGATCACCGGCTTTTCGGGCGACGAACTGGACCTGACACTGGACGGCGCCGGCTCGATGAAGATTTCCAGCAGCTACCGGCTCGTGCGGGCCAGCCTGGGCGGCATCGGCAGCATGCAGATGCAGGGATTGAACGGGGACGGTATCGAATTGAATCTGCAGGGGGCCGGCTATATCTCGCTGGCCGGGCGCGCCAAATGGCTCAAGGCGGACCTCGGCGGCCTGGGCAACCTGGACGCCCAGCAGTGTAATGCGGACTCCGTCGACATCGACCTGTCCGGCCTCGGCAATGCGAGCGTGACGGCGCGCCAGACCGCGAACCTGAACTTGTCCGGCATGGGGTCGGTGACGGTGTACGGCAAGCCCCAGAACCGCAAGGTCGCAGTCGACGGGCTGGGCAAGGTGAGCTGGAAATAG
- a CDS encoding M16 family metallopeptidase, which yields MRLRHVPALLAGLSLSLTAYAATSDQWTLPVNVKKLDNGLTVVVSEDHSSPTVGVSVVYHVGMRLEPRNRTGFAHLFEHLMFQGTPNAPKGVFDRAITGGGGRNNGSTRPDFTNYIETAPVSSLEPILWLEADRMKTLDFNPATLKNQQDVVKEEIRVNVKNQPYGGFYWLDISQLGFQKWENNHDGYGSFEDLEGASLDDVRAFHRDYYGPNNAVLAIAGDVTPAQGFALAQKYFGGIPARPGPKGSDFSEGLNTQEKRIEQSDALAQVPAVAVGWKVPPQGSPDQAPMAVLSELLAGGDASLFYQNMVKGREIALNVQGGFGLTGPFEYGGPTLFTVFGLYKPNSSADAMLAAMDEQIAKVAKGGVDAATLKRVKTRMLADWNNDLENILSRADTLAKLQTLWGDANVVNKVPGWIEGVTSADLQRVAATYLTKTNRTVIDRKPAVKPTVKK from the coding sequence ATGCGCTTGCGCCACGTGCCCGCCCTGCTGGCCGGCTTGTCGCTCTCGCTGACCGCGTACGCCGCGACCAGCGACCAGTGGACCCTGCCGGTCAACGTCAAGAAGCTCGACAACGGCCTGACGGTCGTCGTCTCCGAAGACCATAGCTCGCCGACCGTCGGCGTGTCCGTCGTGTACCACGTCGGCATGCGCCTCGAGCCGCGTAACCGCACGGGCTTCGCCCACTTGTTCGAGCACCTGATGTTCCAGGGCACGCCGAACGCGCCGAAGGGTGTGTTCGACCGCGCCATCACGGGCGGCGGCGGCCGCAACAACGGGTCCACGCGCCCCGACTTCACCAACTACATCGAGACGGCGCCCGTGTCGTCGCTCGAGCCGATCCTGTGGCTCGAAGCGGACCGCATGAAGACGCTCGACTTCAACCCGGCCACCTTGAAGAACCAGCAGGACGTGGTCAAGGAAGAGATCCGCGTGAACGTCAAGAACCAGCCGTACGGCGGCTTCTACTGGCTCGACATCAGCCAGCTCGGCTTCCAGAAATGGGAGAACAACCACGACGGCTACGGCAGCTTCGAAGACCTCGAAGGCGCCAGCCTCGACGACGTGCGCGCCTTCCACCGCGACTACTACGGCCCGAACAACGCCGTGCTGGCGATCGCCGGCGACGTCACGCCCGCGCAGGGCTTCGCGCTGGCGCAGAAATACTTCGGCGGCATCCCGGCCCGGCCCGGCCCGAAAGGTTCGGATTTCTCGGAAGGCTTGAACACACAGGAAAAGCGTATCGAGCAAAGCGACGCGCTGGCCCAGGTACCGGCCGTCGCCGTCGGCTGGAAGGTGCCGCCGCAGGGCAGCCCCGACCAGGCCCCGATGGCCGTGCTGTCCGAACTGCTGGCCGGCGGCGACGCCTCGCTGTTCTACCAGAACATGGTGAAGGGCCGCGAGATCGCGCTGAACGTCCAGGGCGGCTTCGGCCTCACCGGCCCGTTCGAGTACGGCGGCCCGACGCTGTTCACCGTGTTCGGCCTGTACAAGCCGAACAGCAGCGCCGACGCGATGCTCGCCGCGATGGACGAGCAGATCGCGAAGGTCGCCAAGGGCGGCGTCGACGCCGCGACGCTGAAGCGCGTGAAGACCCGCATGCTGGCCGACTGGAACAACGACCTGGAAAACATCCTGTCGCGCGCCGACACGCTCGCCAAGCTGCAAACCTTGTGGGGCGACGCCAACGTCGTCAACAAGGTGCCGGGCTGGATCGAGGGCGTCACGTCCGCCGACCTGCAGCGCGTGGCGGCCACGTACCTGACGAAGACGAACCGCACCGTCATCGACCGTAAGCCCGCAGTGAAGCCGACAGTGAAGAAATGA
- a CDS encoding M16 family metallopeptidase, whose translation MNKLMLTMIVGALFAHSAQAVDVPKDAMPAAMPAYAKDKPLPVPHIGKKTLPNGLQVWIVPRTGIPRVDMVLAVRDAGLAADDAAHPGFANLLAGLLNEGTAKHDSRAIAEGAQGMGGSVAASASADGISVQASALASQAGPMMQLLAEVVRTPSFPANEVALAKANALQSLRVSETQPRFRAERAINRAIYGDHPYGHTTPTAESIESTTEELLRGEHAKRFRPERALLVITGRIKEADALKLARQAFGDWKASGPAAAETRKAPSSAKPVHVLLERGGSVQSTIRLGSPGIAATSTDQIPLRLASTILGGGFSSRVNIKLREEKGYTYGASAGARLLREGGSIVGGADVRNEVTGAALTEYFNEYKRIGADEVSPDEMRMHKRYVAGGYLLSNQMQRAVAGTLAANWLVGLPAEFLGQYVPLIEKVTPEQVRDVSKKYFAPENQSIVVVGDPKAVSEQLKAFGDFTVTDK comes from the coding sequence ATGAATAAACTGATGCTGACCATGATCGTGGGCGCTTTGTTCGCCCATTCGGCCCAGGCGGTCGACGTGCCGAAAGACGCCATGCCGGCCGCGATGCCGGCCTATGCGAAGGACAAGCCCCTGCCCGTCCCGCACATCGGCAAGAAGACCCTGCCGAACGGCCTGCAAGTCTGGATCGTGCCGCGCACCGGCATCCCGCGCGTGGACATGGTGCTAGCCGTGCGCGACGCCGGTCTCGCCGCCGACGATGCGGCTCACCCGGGCTTCGCCAACCTGCTGGCCGGCCTGCTGAACGAAGGCACGGCCAAGCACGACTCGCGCGCGATCGCGGAAGGCGCGCAAGGCATGGGCGGCTCCGTCGCGGCCAGCGCCAGCGCGGATGGCATCTCGGTCCAGGCCAGCGCCCTCGCGTCGCAGGCCGGGCCGATGATGCAGCTGCTGGCCGAAGTCGTGCGCACCCCGTCCTTCCCTGCCAACGAAGTGGCGCTGGCGAAGGCGAACGCGCTGCAAAGCCTGCGCGTGTCCGAGACGCAGCCGCGCTTCCGCGCCGAGCGCGCGATCAACCGCGCCATCTACGGCGACCACCCGTACGGCCACACGACGCCGACCGCGGAATCGATCGAGTCGACGACCGAGGAACTGCTGCGCGGCGAGCACGCGAAGCGCTTCCGTCCGGAGCGCGCCCTGCTCGTGATTACGGGCCGCATCAAGGAAGCCGACGCGTTGAAGCTCGCCCGGCAGGCGTTCGGCGACTGGAAAGCGAGCGGCCCGGCCGCGGCCGAGACCCGCAAGGCCCCATCCAGCGCGAAGCCGGTGCACGTGCTGCTGGAGCGTGGCGGCAGCGTGCAGTCGACGATCCGCCTGGGCAGCCCGGGCATCGCCGCGACAAGCACCGACCAGATCCCGCTGCGCCTGGCCAGCACGATCCTGGGCGGCGGCTTCTCGAGCCGCGTGAACATCAAGCTGCGCGAGGAAAAGGGATACACGTACGGCGCCTCGGCCGGCGCGCGCCTGCTGCGCGAAGGCGGCAGCATCGTCGGCGGCGCGGACGTGCGCAACGAGGTCACGGGCGCCGCGCTGACGGAGTATTTCAACGAATACAAGCGCATCGGCGCCGACGAGGTCTCGCCGGACGAGATGCGCATGCACAAGCGCTACGTGGCGGGCGGCTACCTGCTGAGCAACCAGATGCAGCGCGCGGTCGCCGGCACGCTGGCCGCCAACTGGCTCGTGGGCCTGCCGGCCGAGTTCCTGGGCCAGTACGTGCCGCTGATCGAAAAGGTCACGCCGGAGCAGGTCCGCGACGTGTCGAAGAAGTATTTTGCGCCGGAGAACCAGTCCATCGTCGTCGTAGGGGATCCGAAAGCCGTCAGCGAGCAGCTGAAGGCGTTCGGGGATTTTACGGTGACCGACAAGTAA